The Elaeis guineensis isolate ETL-2024a chromosome 13, EG11, whole genome shotgun sequence genome includes a region encoding these proteins:
- the LOC105060552 gene encoding mavicyanin, which yields MAGCTSIALAALLLMSCATWGSATKYTVGDSSGWTTNVNYNTWTSGKDFIVGDSLLFNFATGAHTVTGVSSSDYNSCSSSNAISSVTNGPATIELNTTGTRYYICAIAGHCNLGMKLEVTVRSSSPGSPSTPPPPPSSTTPTASPPPPTTTGNNSAAPAGLVPASAMVSLTGLVVLLF from the exons ATGGCTGGATGCACTTCTATAGCCTTGGCTGCTCTTCTCCTCATGAGTTGTGCAACATGGGGCTCGGCCACCAAATACACCGTCGGCGATTCATCGGGTTGGACGACGAAcgtcaattacaatacttggacCAGTGGCAAAGACTTCATCGTTGGTGATAGCCTCT TGTTCAACTTCGCGACCGGGGCTCACACCGTCACGGGGGTGAGCTCGAGCGACTACAATTCCTGCTCATCGAGCAACGCCATCAGCTCTGTGACCAATGGGCCAGCAACCATCGAACTCAACACGACGGGCACACGCTACTACATCTGCGCCATAGCCGGTCACTGCAACCTAGGAATGAAGCTGGAAGTCACCGTCCGATCATCATCCCCCGGCTCGCCTTCCACGCCCCCACCTCCACCCAGCTCCACCACGCCGACAGCCAGCCCACCCCCCCCCACCACCACCGGCAACAACTCCGCCGCTCCAGCTGGCCTTGTGCCGGCCTCGGCGATGGTGTCGCTCACCGGATTGGTGGTGCTGCTCTTCTAG